The following coding sequences are from one Candidatus Nitrosotenuis cloacae window:
- the lysX gene encoding lysine biosynthesis protein LysX: MSPQVTVLYDTIRLEEKALTESAKKKGIEIEMVDCKNLVIDLDKKAPFGTVLQRCVSYYRNLHATAALEGVGANVINSLHTGIYAGNKLFTHMLLRNAGVQTPYVTTAFSKDAALDALDKIGYPKVIKPTVGSWGRMVTKLNNREAAEGIIEEREKMYPIYQIHYLEEYVQRPPRDIRAIVIGDEVAGAIYRNSGDGNWKTNTHLGGTAEICNVTQELEEICLKATKAVKGQIVGIDLMESNERGLVVHEINNTTEYRNVARVTGVDIAGKILEYAVNSGK; encoded by the coding sequence GTGAGCCCGCAAGTAACGGTTCTCTACGACACAATACGACTTGAAGAAAAGGCCCTAACAGAATCTGCAAAGAAGAAGGGCATCGAAATCGAGATGGTGGACTGTAAGAACCTCGTAATAGATCTTGACAAAAAGGCCCCGTTTGGCACAGTACTGCAGCGATGCGTAAGCTATTACAGAAATCTCCACGCGACTGCGGCACTCGAGGGAGTCGGTGCAAACGTGATAAACTCGTTGCACACTGGAATCTATGCCGGAAACAAGCTGTTCACCCACATGCTTCTTCGAAACGCAGGAGTGCAGACACCGTATGTGACTACGGCATTCTCAAAGGACGCGGCACTTGATGCGCTGGACAAGATAGGGTATCCAAAGGTGATAAAGCCGACCGTCGGCAGCTGGGGAAGAATGGTAACCAAATTAAACAACCGCGAGGCAGCAGAGGGAATCATAGAGGAGCGAGAAAAGATGTATCCGATTTATCAGATTCACTATTTGGAAGAATACGTGCAGAGGCCGCCACGCGACATACGCGCAATAGTCATAGGAGACGAGGTGGCAGGCGCAATATACAGGAATTCCGGCGACGGGAACTGGAAGACAAACACGCACCTCGGAGGAACTGCCGAGATATGCAATGTAACGCAGGAGCTTGAGGAGATATGCCTAAAGGCTACAAAGGCAGTCAAGGGCCAGATAGTTGGAATCGACCTAATGGAGAGCAACGAGCGCGGACTGGTGGTACACGAGATAAACAACACCACTGAATACAGAAACGTCGCGCGTGTCACAGGTGTGGACATTGCCGGAAAAATATTAGAATACGCAGTAAATTCAGGAAAGTAA
- the lysW/argW gene encoding alpha-aminoadipate/glutamate carrier protein LysW, whose amino-acid sequence MAKCAECDSDISVPSDALEGELVTCPDCGASFEIVKSSDGFGLKPAQSVGEDWGQ is encoded by the coding sequence ATGGCAAAATGTGCAGAATGTGACTCCGACATATCCGTTCCAAGCGACGCCCTCGAAGGCGAACTTGTGACGTGTCCTGATTGCGGAGCAAGCTTTGAGATTGTAAAATCGTCCGACGGATTTGGGCTAAAACCGGCCCAGAGCGTTGGAGAGGACTGGGGTCAGTGA
- a CDS encoding LeuA family protein codes for MSDPNYYAHLWNEYDKKPRKIRVLDSTLREGEQHPGVTFTNKQRIQIAWMLDYFGVDQIEISPVVSEDHFEATKTIIKQGLKADIVAHVRALKEDVDVALKCDPKWTATYLGISDIHLKDKLRITREEAMRRAVETVEYAKAHGLKMRFTVEDGSRADPEFLLKMCKAIEEAGVDRISLPDTVGVMRPRGMYNFVKMIHEKIKVPLDVHCHNDMGFAVANAFAGIDAGAEQIHTTIDGIGERTGIPSLAEVAVAMTYLYRSPNDFRLDMLTDLSRLIEEYTGIPPYDSKPIVGPTAYKHKAGTHLAAILRNPAAYEPIPPRVVGNRRRIVFGELAGKTGSAYLMSILGLEKNDEQAKAVALGLKNLRMGDLLEIPLDSKLERKIINDSKGSKE; via the coding sequence ATGAGTGATCCGAATTACTACGCGCACCTGTGGAACGAGTATGACAAAAAGCCGCGAAAGATACGCGTGCTTGATAGCACCCTCAGGGAGGGAGAGCAGCACCCAGGTGTCACATTTACCAACAAGCAGAGAATCCAGATTGCATGGATGCTTGACTATTTCGGAGTCGACCAGATCGAGATATCACCCGTAGTATCAGAGGACCACTTTGAGGCAACAAAGACGATCATAAAGCAGGGACTAAAGGCAGACATCGTAGCGCACGTTCGCGCACTAAAGGAGGACGTCGACGTGGCGTTAAAGTGCGACCCAAAGTGGACTGCAACATACCTTGGAATTTCAGACATTCACCTAAAGGACAAGCTTAGAATCACGCGTGAGGAGGCGATGCGGCGTGCAGTGGAGACTGTCGAGTACGCAAAGGCCCACGGATTAAAGATGAGATTTACAGTAGAGGATGGAAGCAGGGCCGACCCCGAGTTCCTCCTAAAGATGTGCAAGGCAATCGAAGAGGCAGGAGTCGACAGGATAAGCCTGCCTGACACGGTCGGCGTCATGAGGCCGAGGGGAATGTACAACTTTGTCAAGATGATACACGAGAAGATCAAGGTGCCACTGGATGTCCACTGCCACAACGACATGGGATTTGCAGTCGCAAACGCATTTGCTGGAATAGATGCGGGAGCAGAGCAGATACACACCACGATAGACGGAATCGGAGAGAGGACCGGAATCCCCTCCCTTGCAGAGGTGGCAGTCGCAATGACTTACCTGTACCGCTCACCAAACGACTTCAGACTGGACATGCTAACGGACCTTTCAAGATTAATCGAGGAATATACAGGAATTCCGCCGTACGACTCAAAGCCAATCGTCGGACCTACCGCATACAAGCACAAGGCAGGAACGCACCTTGCGGCCATACTTCGAAATCCGGCAGCATATGAGCCGATTCCGCCGCGCGTGGTAGGAAACAGGCGCAGAATAGTGTTTGGCGAGCTTGCAGGAAAGACAGGCTCTGCGTACCTGATGTCAATACTGGGGCTGGAAAAGAACGACGAGCAGGCAAAGGCAGTGGCTCTTGGGCTTAAAAACCTCAGAATGGGCGACCTCCTTGAGATCCCACTAGACAGCAAGCTTGAAAGAAAGATAATTAATGACTCAAAGGGCAGTAAGGAATAA
- the lysM gene encoding HTH-type transcriptional regulator LysM, translating to MHKDKIDDEILKILKEDSRESFVDIGKKLKLSESAVRRRVKNLIDGQVIKKFTVEIGEQNSTKAIVLISVESSMDTSKVSARLTKLEGVKIVYEITGQYDIAVIISAPNITEINGSIDQLRKVQGVSDTNTVIILRDVV from the coding sequence ATGCACAAGGACAAGATTGACGACGAGATACTAAAGATCCTAAAGGAGGACTCTAGGGAGTCGTTTGTAGACATTGGCAAAAAGCTAAAGCTCTCAGAATCGGCAGTAAGGCGCAGGGTCAAGAACCTCATAGACGGCCAGGTCATAAAGAAGTTCACAGTCGAGATTGGCGAGCAAAACTCGACAAAGGCAATCGTGCTAATATCAGTAGAGTCGTCAATGGACACATCAAAGGTGTCCGCCAGGCTCACAAAGCTGGAAGGCGTAAAGATAGTCTACGAGATAACAGGCCAGTACGACATTGCGGTGATAATTTCTGCGCCAAACATCACTGAGATAAACGGCTCAATAGACCAGCTGCGAAAGGTGCAGGGAGTCTCCGACACCAACACGGTAATCATACTGCGTGACGTGGTATAG
- a CDS encoding aspartate aminotransferase family protein translates to MTEDDFLGSLYQRFPVTIEKGDGALVWDINNKEYIDCMGGYGVALVGHRNPRVVSALKNQLDKIITVHTSLYNKTREEFLENLIKLAPKGLTNVHLGNSGTEAVEAAIKFARKYTGKSGMIAMNGSYHGKSMGALSITFNPKYRKAFMPLVEKPTFSPFGDIETLRSKIDKDTAFIIMEPIQGEGGINVAPDGFLQDVRKLCDENGILLIFDEIQAGLGRTGKMWACDHWNTAPDIMCLAKGIAGGVPMSATLVKPEILAAMSKGEHSSTFGGNPLSCAAGIATLQALTQDGLIANAARIGQILMEGLEKLKQKHNIIREVRGKGMMIGVEMKFEVKDILFDGISEGVLLLYSGRNILRFLPPLVMTEAQVNKVLEVLDKLFTREAERKKNAQGQD, encoded by the coding sequence ATGACAGAAGATGATTTCCTAGGTAGTCTCTACCAGAGATTCCCAGTCACAATCGAAAAAGGAGATGGGGCCCTAGTCTGGGACATCAACAACAAAGAGTACATCGATTGCATGGGCGGATACGGCGTGGCGCTGGTCGGACACAGAAACCCGCGAGTCGTCTCGGCGCTGAAAAACCAGCTTGACAAGATAATCACAGTACACACATCCCTGTACAACAAGACCCGCGAGGAGTTCCTTGAGAACCTCATCAAGCTTGCACCAAAGGGGCTCACAAACGTGCACCTTGGAAACAGCGGGACTGAGGCAGTGGAGGCTGCGATAAAGTTTGCAAGAAAGTATACCGGCAAGTCAGGCATGATAGCAATGAATGGTTCCTACCATGGAAAATCAATGGGTGCACTATCAATTACATTCAATCCAAAATACAGAAAGGCATTCATGCCCCTAGTGGAAAAGCCGACGTTCTCTCCGTTTGGCGACATTGAGACGCTCCGCTCCAAGATAGACAAGGACACCGCATTTATCATAATGGAGCCAATACAGGGCGAGGGCGGAATCAATGTGGCTCCAGACGGATTCCTGCAGGACGTAAGAAAGCTCTGCGACGAAAACGGAATCCTCCTCATCTTTGACGAGATTCAGGCAGGACTTGGCAGGACAGGCAAGATGTGGGCGTGCGACCACTGGAACACGGCGCCAGATATCATGTGCCTTGCAAAGGGAATCGCAGGCGGCGTGCCGATGAGCGCCACGCTAGTAAAGCCCGAGATACTTGCGGCTATGAGCAAGGGTGAGCACTCGTCCACGTTTGGCGGAAACCCGCTCTCATGCGCAGCAGGAATTGCAACGCTGCAGGCACTTACACAGGACGGCCTCATAGCAAACGCCGCAAGAATTGGGCAGATCCTCATGGAGGGGCTGGAGAAGCTAAAGCAAAAACACAACATTATACGCGAGGTAAGGGGCAAAGGGATGATGATTGGAGTCGAGATGAAGTTTGAGGTAAAGGACATTTTGTTTGACGGAATATCGGAGGGGGTCTTGCTGCTGTACTCTGGTAGAAACATACTGCGATTCCTGCCGCCACTTGTGATGACGGAGGCGCAGGTCAACAAAGTATTAGAGGTACTTGACAAGTTATTTACTAGAGAGGCAGAGAGGAAAAAGAATGCACAAGGACAAGATTGA
- a CDS encoding [LysW]-aminoadipate/[LysW]-glutamate kinase, whose amino-acid sequence MITIKIGGSVVENLHPSTIPDIKKVAESEGVILVHGGGKEVTRTCEIMGKEPKFVVSPSGIKSRYTDKETAEIFTMVMSGKINKNIVQMLQKHGINAIGLSGVDGRIFLAERKDKLVIVNEKGRKQVIDGGYTGKVTEVNGALLKMLLENGYTPVISPIAISKEFDFLNIDGDRAAANVAGAIQSDKILFLTNVDGLLMNEKVVHNMTNAEAKEIRPKVGFGMEKKILAATEALDMGVKEALIANGQRENPISSAISHQNCTVISK is encoded by the coding sequence ATGATTACAATCAAGATCGGCGGAAGCGTAGTAGAAAATCTTCACCCATCAACCATACCTGACATAAAAAAAGTTGCAGAAAGCGAGGGAGTCATACTGGTGCACGGGGGCGGAAAGGAGGTAACCAGAACTTGCGAGATAATGGGAAAGGAGCCAAAGTTCGTAGTCTCCCCAAGCGGAATCAAGTCAAGATACACGGATAAGGAGACTGCTGAGATCTTTACCATGGTGATGTCAGGAAAGATAAACAAGAACATAGTGCAGATGCTGCAAAAGCACGGCATCAACGCAATCGGCCTGAGTGGAGTTGACGGAAGGATATTCCTGGCAGAAAGAAAGGACAAGCTGGTAATAGTGAACGAAAAGGGCCGAAAGCAGGTAATCGACGGAGGATACACAGGAAAGGTCACGGAGGTAAACGGGGCGCTGCTCAAGATGCTCCTGGAAAATGGGTACACGCCGGTAATCTCGCCAATTGCAATAAGCAAAGAGTTTGATTTTCTGAACATAGACGGAGACAGGGCGGCTGCAAACGTGGCAGGTGCCATTCAAAGCGACAAGATACTATTTTTGACAAACGTGGACGGGCTTTTGATGAACGAAAAGGTGGTCCACAACATGACAAACGCGGAGGCAAAGGAGATACGACCAAAGGTCGGCTTTGGCATGGAGAAAAAGATCCTGGCCGCAACAGAGGCACTTGACATGGGCGTCAAGGAGGCACTCATTGCCAATGGCCAGCGGGAAAATCCTATATCCTCGGCAATATCTCACCAAAACTGCACGGTAATTTCCAAATGA
- the argC gene encoding N-acetyl-gamma-glutamyl-phosphate reductase: MLRVGVVGASGYVGGEMLRLLVTHPKVEIAMVTSRQHVGEYLHRVQPALKGFTEMTFSELDYDKMSDKCDLVFTAVPHGTATEIVKALYDRGLKVVDLSADYRLHNQEGYTKWYGWEHPHPDYLAKSVFGVPELHREQIKNAQLVSCPGCMAVTSMLALAPLIKNNLIDTEHIVVDSKIGSSGAGAGSVAGTHHAMRSGVIRPYKPAKHRHTGEIEQELSEIAGKKIHVSMSPHAVDIVRGILCTNHTFLLKDMNELELWKVYRDMYKNERFIRLIRDKKGLYKFPDPKFVVGSNFCDIGFDIDEDNHRLVALSASDNLMKGAAGSAVQNMNIMAGFDEMDGLRYSPLTPV, from the coding sequence ATGTTAAGAGTCGGAGTAGTCGGAGCATCAGGATACGTGGGCGGAGAGATGTTGCGTCTTTTGGTAACACACCCCAAAGTAGAGATCGCAATGGTGACCTCAAGGCAGCACGTAGGGGAGTACCTACACAGAGTCCAGCCGGCACTCAAGGGATTTACAGAGATGACGTTTTCAGAGTTAGACTATGATAAAATGTCCGACAAGTGCGATCTCGTCTTTACCGCAGTACCTCACGGAACTGCAACCGAGATAGTAAAGGCACTTTACGACAGGGGCCTCAAAGTAGTGGACCTTTCAGCAGATTACAGACTGCACAACCAGGAAGGATACACCAAGTGGTACGGCTGGGAGCACCCGCATCCGGACTATCTGGCAAAGTCAGTATTCGGCGTCCCAGAACTCCACAGAGAACAGATAAAAAATGCGCAACTGGTATCATGCCCAGGATGCATGGCAGTAACATCCATGCTTGCACTTGCACCTCTAATCAAGAACAATCTCATCGACACTGAGCACATTGTAGTAGACTCTAAAATCGGCTCATCTGGTGCAGGCGCAGGAAGCGTGGCAGGAACACACCACGCAATGCGTTCAGGCGTAATTAGGCCGTACAAGCCTGCAAAGCACAGACACACAGGCGAGATAGAACAGGAGCTGAGCGAGATAGCAGGAAAAAAGATTCACGTATCAATGAGCCCTCACGCAGTAGACATCGTAAGGGGCATACTATGCACAAACCACACGTTCCTCCTAAAGGACATGAACGAGCTGGAACTGTGGAAGGTGTACAGGGACATGTACAAGAACGAGAGATTCATCAGACTAATCCGAGACAAGAAGGGCCTCTACAAGTTCCCAGACCCCAAGTTTGTCGTCGGCTCCAATTTCTGCGACATCGGATTTGACATTGACGAAGACAATCACAGACTAGTTGCACTGTCCGCATCAGACAACCTGATGAAGGGCGCCGCAGGCTCTGCCGTTCAGAACATGAACATCATGGCAGGCTTTGACGAAATGGACGGACTCAGATACTCACCGCTGACACCAGTTTAA
- the lysX gene encoding lysine biosynthesis protein LysX produces the protein MSRVCIVFDRLRLEEKMLEDQASKMGHDTIMQDAKITQLSTESKKTDIDFGDVVLERCVSYYRGLHFTACLEFMDVPVVNSHAVAEKCGNKMITSLLLKKHGVPTPKTHFAFSSEEAMRLIEKLGYPIVIKPIIGSWGRGILPLRDKDTTEAILEMRDIEDGSHDRIYYLQEMINRPPRDIRAITVGDHVIAAMYRKSQGDFKTNIALGGDPEICEITKEMEDLCIKASRAVGGGILGIDLMEDEKRGLVIHEVNNTVEFKGLARVAKKNIPQEMIEFALNHARK, from the coding sequence TTGTCCAGAGTTTGTATCGTATTTGATAGACTCCGACTCGAGGAGAAAATGCTTGAGGACCAGGCATCCAAGATGGGTCACGATACAATAATGCAGGACGCAAAGATAACCCAACTCAGCACAGAGTCCAAGAAGACCGACATCGATTTTGGTGATGTCGTCTTGGAGCGCTGTGTCAGCTATTATCGCGGCCTGCACTTTACTGCCTGCCTAGAGTTCATGGACGTTCCGGTGGTAAACTCGCACGCAGTCGCAGAAAAGTGCGGAAACAAGATGATAACCTCACTACTTTTGAAAAAACATGGCGTGCCTACGCCAAAGACCCATTTTGCATTCTCGTCAGAGGAGGCAATGAGGCTAATTGAGAAACTAGGCTACCCGATAGTGATAAAGCCGATAATTGGAAGTTGGGGCCGCGGAATACTGCCCCTGCGCGACAAGGACACGACAGAGGCAATCCTTGAGATGCGCGACATAGAGGACGGCTCGCACGACAGAATCTATTATTTACAAGAAATGATAAACAGGCCGCCACGCGACATACGCGCAATAACAGTAGGTGATCACGTAATTGCCGCAATGTACAGAAAGTCGCAGGGGGACTTTAAGACAAACATAGCGCTTGGAGGAGATCCGGAGATCTGCGAGATAACAAAGGAGATGGAGGACCTCTGCATCAAGGCGTCAAGGGCAGTTGGCGGCGGAATACTTGGAATCGATCTGATGGAAGACGAAAAGCGCGGCCTCGTAATACACGAGGTGAATAATACGGTAGAGTTCAAGGGACTTGCACGAGTTGCAAAGAAGAATATCCCGCAAGAAATGATAGAATTTGCCCTAAATCATGCCAGAAAATAA
- the lysW/argW gene encoding alpha-aminoadipate/glutamate carrier protein LysW, with amino-acid sequence MNCLECDATINIPADAAVGEIVSCPECGADFEISKKDGSSVELKPAESVGEDWGE; translated from the coding sequence ATGAATTGCTTAGAATGTGACGCAACAATCAACATCCCAGCAGACGCAGCAGTTGGCGAGATAGTATCTTGCCCAGAATGCGGCGCCGACTTTGAGATATCAAAGAAGGACGGCTCTAGCGTAGAACTAAAGCCAGCAGAAAGCGTCGGAGAAGACTGGGGAGAATAG
- a CDS encoding argininosuccinate synthase, whose translation MKQKAVLAFSGGLDTSVVIKYLQEKHRMDVITVTVDVGEGSDQKKIAAKAKKLGVLRHYNLDARKEFVENYIYPAIKANALYQKKYCLATSLARPLIAQKVLEVAKKEKVDALAHGCTGKGNDQVRFDVTFGSGSNLPIIAPIRDLNLDRTTELEFANKHGIPIDSVSKKFSIDQNLWGRAIEGGNMEDPYAEPPDDAFIWVKTRGLPDKPRYMEIEFQNGVPVAIDKKRMTPIRLIEYANRVAGSYGVGIVDHIEDRVVGIKSREVYETPGALCIIEAHSDLEKMVHTKHENKFKEMVDQEWAWLAYSGLWQDPLKRDLDRFIDQSQKVVTGTVRLKLHKGSLRVVGRKSKYSLYSHNIATYGKGSAFDQRKATGFVELWGLQTTEANKLLNKR comes from the coding sequence ATGAAACAAAAGGCAGTGCTTGCTTTTTCCGGCGGACTGGACACGTCTGTTGTGATAAAATATCTCCAGGAAAAACACCGCATGGACGTAATCACGGTAACAGTTGACGTAGGCGAGGGAAGTGACCAGAAAAAAATTGCGGCAAAGGCAAAGAAACTTGGAGTCTTGCGACATTACAATCTTGATGCGCGAAAAGAGTTCGTTGAGAACTACATCTATCCTGCGATAAAGGCAAACGCGCTTTACCAGAAAAAATACTGCCTTGCCACATCCCTTGCGCGACCACTAATTGCGCAAAAGGTGCTCGAGGTGGCAAAAAAGGAAAAGGTCGATGCACTTGCGCACGGATGCACCGGAAAGGGAAACGACCAAGTGCGATTTGACGTAACATTTGGCTCAGGCTCCAACCTCCCAATAATTGCACCAATCAGGGATCTGAACCTTGACAGGACAACTGAGCTAGAGTTTGCGAACAAACACGGAATACCAATTGACAGTGTATCAAAGAAATTTTCAATAGACCAGAACCTGTGGGGCAGGGCAATAGAGGGGGGCAACATGGAGGACCCATATGCAGAGCCTCCGGACGACGCGTTCATCTGGGTAAAGACACGTGGCCTGCCAGACAAGCCGCGCTATATGGAAATTGAGTTTCAGAACGGCGTGCCAGTAGCAATCGACAAGAAGAGAATGACACCGATAAGACTAATCGAGTATGCAAACAGGGTAGCAGGCTCCTATGGTGTTGGCATAGTCGACCACATAGAGGACCGCGTAGTTGGAATCAAGTCCCGCGAGGTCTACGAGACGCCAGGCGCCCTGTGCATCATAGAGGCCCATTCTGACCTTGAAAAGATGGTGCATACCAAGCATGAGAACAAGTTCAAGGAGATGGTGGACCAAGAATGGGCATGGCTTGCGTATTCCGGACTGTGGCAGGATCCGCTAAAGCGGGACTTGGACAGGTTCATCGACCAGTCCCAGAAGGTCGTCACAGGTACGGTCAGACTAAAACTCCACAAGGGAAGCTTGCGAGTTGTTGGACGAAAATCCAAGTACTCCCTATACAGCCACAACATTGCCACCTACGGAAAGGGATCAGCGTTTGATCAGAGAAAGGCAACCGGCTTTGTTGAGCTGTGGGGACTGCAAACAACAGAAGCTAATAAATTACTAAACAAGAGGTGA
- a CDS encoding ABC transporter substrate-binding protein, translated as MKIVALAGIAAAAIVLTAVSLSAAPEQSSENKIRVAFFANISHAVPVVGMERGEFAQELGDVRIESRIVDSGPQAIEALFANSVDIAYVGPSPFINGYVKSGGHGLKILSGAASNGASFVVQSDSTISSGADLAGKKLAAPLIGNTQDVSLRTYLSEFGLTPAERGGNVIVYNAANAEIFTLFAKGEIDGAWVPEPNATILVEQLGGKRLFKEETLWPDNKFSSVVLVARTDFIESHPELIEKWLAAHKRTIKWINENPAETESIFIDFYQKHTGKKLSESIVHGAFSNIMITSDPVPESIYTFADRANALGYLGRDKYTLDDIFYSKMEVATWQS; from the coding sequence ATGAAAATTGTTGCTCTGGCTGGGATCGCAGCCGCAGCAATTGTGCTCACTGCAGTGTCCCTGAGTGCGGCCCCTGAACAGTCGTCGGAGAACAAGATTCGAGTCGCCTTTTTTGCCAACATATCGCACGCAGTGCCGGTAGTGGGCATGGAAAGGGGCGAATTTGCGCAGGAACTGGGCGACGTGCGGATCGAATCACGCATAGTAGACAGCGGTCCTCAGGCAATCGAGGCGCTCTTTGCAAACTCTGTCGACATTGCGTACGTCGGGCCGTCGCCTTTCATCAACGGGTATGTCAAGTCAGGCGGCCATGGGCTCAAGATTCTGTCAGGCGCTGCAAGCAACGGGGCAAGCTTTGTGGTGCAAAGCGACTCCACAATTTCATCCGGTGCGGATTTGGCTGGAAAGAAACTTGCGGCCCCGCTGATTGGTAACACGCAGGATGTGTCTTTGCGCACGTACCTGTCCGAGTTTGGACTGACGCCTGCGGAGAGGGGGGGAAATGTAATCGTGTACAATGCCGCAAATGCGGAGATCTTTACGTTGTTTGCAAAGGGTGAGATTGACGGGGCGTGGGTGCCTGAACCGAATGCGACCATCCTGGTGGAGCAGCTTGGCGGAAAGCGGCTCTTCAAGGAGGAAACTCTGTGGCCCGATAACAAGTTCTCATCCGTAGTGCTTGTTGCAAGGACCGACTTTATTGAAAGCCATCCTGAACTGATTGAAAAATGGCTTGCAGCGCACAAGCGCACGATAAAATGGATAAACGAAAATCCTGCGGAAACCGAATCCATCTTTATTGATTTTTACCAAAAGCACACGGGCAAAAAACTGTCCGAGAGTATAGTCCACGGCGCATTTTCCAACATTATGATAACATCTGACCCGGTGCCTGAGTCAATCTACACATTTGCAGATAGGGCCAACGCGCTTGGGTATCTTGGTCGCGACAAGTATACTCTGGATGATATATTTTACAGCAAGATGGAGGTTGCGACATGGCAAAGCTAG
- a CDS encoding ABC transporter ATP-binding protein, translating into MAKLEAKNIVKYFDHDGQRLKTLNGINLTVEDGDFMCLVGPSGCGKSTFLRIVAGLQKPEEGQVLLDNRPITTTGPDRILVFQEGALFPWLKVRDNVEFGLKIAGIPESERHEISNRYLDMMQLTKFANSYTYQLSTGMKQRVAIARALVMDPAVLLMDEPFAALDPQTRDLLLVEMQMIWQKTKKTIVFVTHNISEATVLGNKVAVFTHRPSSIKKIFQIEHKRPRLVDDEGLAAYQQQILSELRPEVKSKGAGE; encoded by the coding sequence ATGGCAAAGCTAGAGGCAAAGAACATTGTCAAGTATTTTGATCACGACGGGCAGCGCCTAAAGACGTTAAACGGAATTAATCTCACAGTTGAGGATGGCGACTTTATGTGCCTGGTCGGGCCGTCCGGATGTGGCAAGTCGACTTTTCTGAGAATTGTTGCGGGGCTGCAAAAACCGGAGGAGGGCCAAGTGCTCTTGGACAACAGGCCGATTACCACCACCGGCCCTGACAGGATACTCGTGTTCCAGGAAGGGGCTCTGTTTCCGTGGCTGAAGGTGCGAGACAACGTGGAATTTGGGCTAAAGATTGCGGGAATTCCGGAATCGGAAAGGCACGAGATATCGAACCGCTACTTGGACATGATGCAACTTACGAAGTTTGCAAACTCTTACACATACCAGCTGTCAACTGGGATGAAGCAGCGAGTCGCAATTGCAAGGGCACTTGTGATGGATCCTGCAGTACTTTTAATGGATGAGCCGTTTGCAGCACTGGACCCTCAGACTCGCGATCTGCTTCTAGTTGAAATGCAGATGATCTGGCAGAAGACGAAAAAGACCATCGTGTTTGTGACTCATAACATATCTGAGGCGACCGTCCTTGGGAACAAGGTCGCGGTGTTTACGCACAGGCCATCAAGCATCAAAAAGATATTCCAAATAGAGCACAAGAGGCCAAGGTTGGTCGACGACGAGGGGCTTGCGGCGTACCAACAACAGATACTCTCCGAGCTTAGGCCCGAAGTCAAGTCAAAGGGGGCAGGGGAATGA
- a CDS encoding ABC transporter permease, which produces MKLQIVGKKIAFYVGIVLVWQLVDMTNVWSDNVFPSPYEVAEDLWYGAIDTSLFFGIGTSLWRLAVGLAIAIVGGIALGIFMARVDTVNQTVGSIILGLQSIPSVAWAPLAIVWFGLTDAGIIFVTVAGALFSVTINTYSGVKNINPDYIAAAQNMGAKGGQLITKVLIPAAFPYMISGFKQGWAFAWRGVIGAELLFSFLGLGFLLNVGRQLNDVSQVIAMMFVIMLIGIVIDGMLFKRLEEKVMARWGLR; this is translated from the coding sequence ATGAAGCTGCAGATAGTTGGAAAAAAGATTGCGTTTTACGTAGGGATTGTTCTTGTGTGGCAGCTTGTGGACATGACAAATGTCTGGTCCGACAACGTGTTTCCGTCGCCGTACGAGGTAGCAGAGGACCTCTGGTACGGGGCAATTGATACAAGCCTGTTTTTTGGAATCGGCACTAGTTTGTGGCGACTTGCAGTCGGACTTGCAATTGCAATAGTTGGCGGAATAGCCCTTGGAATATTCATGGCACGAGTGGACACGGTGAACCAGACAGTCGGCTCTATAATTTTGGGACTGCAGTCTATTCCTTCAGTTGCGTGGGCGCCACTTGCAATTGTGTGGTTTGGGCTGACCGATGCTGGAATAATATTTGTCACTGTGGCAGGCGCCCTCTTCTCAGTTACAATCAACACGTACAGTGGAGTCAAGAACATCAATCCTGACTACATTGCAGCAGCGCAGAACATGGGTGCAAAGGGTGGGCAGCTCATCACCAAGGTGTTGATTCCTGCCGCTTTTCCGTACATGATATCTGGATTCAAGCAGGGGTGGGCATTTGCGTGGAGGGGAGTAATTGGCGCAGAACTGTTGTTCTCGTTCTTGGGGCTAGGCTTTTTACTAAATGTCGGCCGCCAGCTCAACGACGTTTCGCAGGTGATTGCAATGATGTTTGTGATAATGCTGATTGGAATTGTAATTGACGGGATGCTCTTTAAGCGACTGGAAGAAAAAGTCATGGCTCGATGGGGTCTAAGATAA